A genome region from Arachis duranensis cultivar V14167 chromosome 8, aradu.V14167.gnm2.J7QH, whole genome shotgun sequence includes the following:
- the LOC107461758 gene encoding kiwellin: protein MAHKATSFFMILYCSLCLFTLINALSSCNGPCNNLNDCSGQLICINGRCNDDPDVGTHICTTPSPPSGGGGTCQSSGNLQCGTNSYPQYRCSPPVSSSTKAILTLNDFSEGGDGGGPSECDGNYHKNSEPVVALSTGWYNQGSRCLKMIRITASNGRSVLAKVVDECDSVNGCDSEHAGQPPCRNNVVDGSQAVWDALGLDTDVGVENLTWSMA, encoded by the exons ATGGCTCACAAAGCAACCTCCTTCTTTATGATTCTATATTGTTCATTGTGCCTATTCACTCTCATAAACGCACTCTCCTCCTGCAACGGCCCATGCAACAACCTCAACGACTGCTCTGGCCAGCTCATCTGCATCAACGGAAGGTGCAACGACGACCCTGACGTCGGCACTCACATCTGCACCACCCCCTCTCCACCAAGTGGTGGCGGCGGAACCTGCCAATCCTCCGGCAACCTTCAATGCGGCACAAACTCCTACCCTCAATACAG GTGCTCGCCTCCGGTGTCATCCTCCACCAAGGCAATACTCACCCTGAACGACTTCAGCGAAGGCGGAGACGGAGGTGGCCCATCTGAGTGTGACGGAAACTACCACAAAAACTCAGAGCCAGTGGTGGCACTGTCCACTGGGTGGTACAACCAAGGGTCGAGGTGCTTGAAGATGATAAGGATCACCGCGAGTAACGGGAGGAGCGTGTTGGCTAAGGTGGTGGACGAGTGCGACTCCGTTAACGGTTGTGATTCGGAGCATGCAGGACAGCCACCGTGCCGGAACAATGTCGTGGATGGGTCGCAGGCGGTGTGGGATGCTCTAGGGCTGGATACGGATGTTGGGGTTGAAAACCTTACTTGGTCAATGgcctaa